CGCCGCTGCGGCTCGACCGGCCGCTATCACCTGCTCGACTTCAACCCGCGGCCCGGCGCCCAGTTCCGGCTCTTCGCCGACTCCGCGGGCCTGGACGTCGTCCGCGCCCTGCACCTCGACCTGACCCACCGTCCGCTGCCGGACGGTTCGCCGCGGCCGGGGCGGGTGTTCGTGGTGGAGAACTACGCGCCGCTCAGCGCGCTGCGGCCGGCGCTCGGCGGACGCGAGCTGGCCTGGCACGCGCCGGACGACCCGGGACCGGGCCGCGCGATGTGGGGGCTGTGGGGCCGGCATGTGCTGCGCAAGGTGTGGGGGCGGCTGGGCGGTACGGCCCCGGCGCCGCGCACGGCGGAGGTGCGCGTGGTCCGGCAGGCGGGCGAGAGCAACCCCAACGGGCCTGTCGAACCCGCCGAGTTGACGAAGGTGACCGAGTTGAGCGATGACGAGAAAGCGAGCAGCTGCTGATGTACGACCTGCTGGTGGTGGGCGCGGGCCCGTACGGCCTGTCCATCGCGTCCCACGCCGCGGCCGCGGGGCTGAACCTGCGCGTCTTCGGCCGGCCGATGGCGTCCTGGCGCGACCACATGCCCCGGGGGATGTTCCTCAAGTCGGAGCCCTGGGCCTCCAACCTGTCGGATCCTGAGGGCCGTTGGCCGCTCGCCGGGTACTGCGCGACCCAGGGCGTGGAGTCCCGGCACGGGGAACCGATCCCGGTCGAGATGTTCGCCGACTACGGCCTGTGGTTCGCGCGCAACGCCGTCCCGGAGGTGGACGAGCGGACGGTGGAGCGGATCGCGCCGGTGCCCGGCGGCTTCGAGGCGGTGACCGACGACGGCACGGTGCTGCACGCCCGGACCGTCGCGCTCGCGGTCGGCGTCATGCCGTTCGTCGAAATCCCGTCCGCGCTGCGGGGGTTGGGCCGTTCCCTCGTCTCGCACAGCAGCCACCACAGCGCGCTGGACGAGTTCCGCGCCAAGGACGTCACGGTGATCGGCGGCGGCCAGGCGGCACTGGAGACGGCGGCGCTGCTCGCCGAACAGGGCACGCGGGTACGGGTGTTGGCACGCGCCGACGAACTCTTCTGGAACGACGTACCGCCCGCGTGGGAGCGCCCGTGGTGGCAGTCGGCCCGCTCCCCGCACAGTGGCCTGGGCCCCGGCTGGCGCAACTGGTTCTACTCCGAGCGCCCCGACCTCTTCCGCCGCCTCCCGGAGTCGACCCGGGCCAGGATCGCAGCCAACGCCCTTGGTCCGGCGGGCGCTTGGTGGGTGCGGGACCGGTTCGAACCGGCGGTGGAGGTGCTGCTCGGCCATGAGGTCGCGGCGGCCGACGTGGTGCCGGGCGGGGTACGCCTGGAGACGGTGAGCCGGGTGGGCGGAACGCGCTCCCTGGACACCGAACACGTCATCGCGGCAACGGGGTTCACGGCCACGGCCAACCGACTCGGGCTGCTCTCCGGCGAGTTGAGGGGTTCCCTGGCCACGGTGGGCGACGGTTCCCCCGAGGTCGGCCGGGACTTCGAGTCCTCGCACCCCGGCCTCTTCATGGCGGGCCTGGTGACGGCCTCGGGCTTCGGCCCGGCGATGCGCTTCGTGCACGGCGCCACGTTCACGGCGGGCGCGCTGGTGCGGGGAGTGGAACGCCGGCTGCGCTCGGAGCCGCGCGGCGGCATGATCCCGGCACCGGGCCGACGGGGCGCGCCGGCCTTCGTACGGCGCTGACGGCGCGGGTGTGCCGGGCGGTGACGTCCGGCACCCCGTGCGTCTTACCTACGGGACGCGATCCGGCCTCGTCGGTAGAGGATCGTGCCACCCGCGATCAGCGCGGCACTGACACCGGACGTGGCCAGCATGGCCTCACTGCCGGTGTGCGCCAGAACGGGCGGCGGGGTGTGCTCCCCACCGGAGGGCGGAGGCGTGTGGTGCCCGCCCGTGGGAGGGGGCGGGGTGTGGCTGCCGCCGGTGGGAGGGGGCGTGTGATGCCCGCCCGTGGGAGGCGGAGGGGTGTGGTGCCCGCCGCTGGGAGGCGGCGGCGTGTGGTGACCGCCCGTGGGAGGCGGAGGGGTGTGGTGCCCGCCCGTAGGAGGCGGCGGGGTGTGATTGCCGCCGCTGGGGGGCGGCGGGGTGTGGTGTCCACCCGTAGGGGGCGGCGGGGTGTGGTGGTGGCCACCCGGCGGAGGCGGTGTGTGGTGATGCCCGCCGGACGGAGGCGGCGTGTGGTGATGCCCGCCGGACGGAGGCGGCGTGTGGTGATGCCCACCGGGCGGAGGCGGCGGAGTCTCCTCGCAGTCCTCCGGAGTGCCGTGGCCCGAGTGGTCGCCGGAGCCGTACCCCGAACCGCCCCCGGTGCCATACCCGGAGTCGCCCCCGTAGCCATGACCCGAGTGTCCCCCGAGCCGTAGCCCGAGTCGTCCCCATAGCCGTGACCAGAGCCATGACCGGAGCCGAGACCGTGGCCGTACCCATAGCCGGTGCCATAGCCATGACCGGTGCCGTAGCCGTAGCCGAAGTCGTCGGAGTCGTCGGCGTCATACGAGTCGGCGTACGACGGCTCGGCCCACCGGTGATGCTCGCTGTGCCGGTGCTCGTGCTTGCCGCCGGCGCACCCGTTGCCGAACGTCGGGTTGAGCCCGGACACCCCGTCGGCGGTGTTGCCACAGGCGTTGACCGGCGCGTCGATCGGGACGTCGATGCTGTTGCCGGACAGGACACCCGGCGAATCCTTCGCAGCGCCGCCGGTGTACGAATCGGCCAGGGCGGGGCTGCCGCACAGGGACAGAATGCTCGTCGCGGCGGCCGCCGCGACCATTCCCTTACCCAGGGTCTGTCGCAATCTCGTTGTCTTCCTGCTTGAAGTGGGAAAAGCCGGCCTTGGAAACCTGTCCAAGGCCGGCCATGAAACAGCCGGAACGGCTGGGGTGCTACGTCGTCAGTCGTTGACGCAGGTGTTGCCGAACGCCGGGTTCAGCAGGCCGATCACGTCGATCGAGTTGCCGCACACGTTGACGGGGATGTGCACGGGAACCTGGACCACGTTGCCCGAGAGGACACCCGGCGAACCGACGGCCGCACCCTCGGCACCCGCGTCGGCGAAGGCCGGGGCGGCCATACCGAGGGCCATGATCGCACCAGCGACAACAGCAGCGCTCTTCTTCATGAACGTTCCCTTCTCTGCGGTCATGCCCACCATGACCTGCAGCCTGTAAAACGAGGGATAGACGCAGGAAGAAACTCAAGAACGCGTGTCACCTGACAATTCACTCGATCGTCCGCACCGAATTGACGCGATGGGCGCACAGGTGCAGAAACGCTTCTCTTCAAGGGGAGTCAGGAAGAGGACGGCAATGTGAAACGGCCAGGGCGGCCCGCACGGAGATTTCCGGCGGGCCGCCCTGGCCGCTTTATTGACGAACGGTCAGCTGCCGATGGCGCCGTTGCCCGACAGCACCGGGATGTTGTCCGCGATGTGCGACAGCGGCTCGTCGCCCTTGGCCTGGGTCGAGTTCTCGGCGCACTGCTGGTTCTGCGGGGCCGAGAGGACCGGCACGTCCTGGAGGACGGTGACCGGCACCAGTACGCCCACGATCGAGGCCGCGTTGACCTTGGCCGGCAGGCCGACACAGAGCTTGTTCAGGTCGCCCTGGGCGAGCCCGAGCTGGGGGCTCATGTCGCCGGCCGTCTTGGCGTTGCCATAGGCCTGCTCGGCACCGTTCCCGTTGACCGTGGTGACGCCGTTGTCGTTTCCGATGGCCAGCGCCTGCGGGGCGGCCGTCGCCGATACGCCGACGACGGAAGCCGCGACAGCCGTCGCAGCCATTGCCTTCTTGAGCATTTCTGCGGTCCTTTCCTGGCAGAGACACAATTCCTGCTCCCCCATCAACAGAGGTCGGCCGGATTGGTTGCGTGTCTTCACCCGGTTGGATTCATCTGGGCCATTGGAGTGAATCGGAGCAACCATGCGGCCCGGTGCCAGTTGTTCAGGTCGCTCCGGTGGACGGGGTTACTCC
The nucleotide sequence above comes from Streptomyces sp. N50. Encoded proteins:
- a CDS encoding chaplin, whose protein sequence is MRQTLGKGMVAAAAATSILSLCGSPALADSYTGGAAKDSPGVLSGNSIDVPIDAPVNACGNTADGVSGLNPTFGNGCAGGKHEHRHSEHHRWAEPSYADSYDADDSDDFGYGYGTGHGYGTGYGYGHGLGSGHGSGHGYGDDSGYGSGDTRVMATGATPGMAPGAVRGTAPATTRATALRRTARRLRRLRPVGITTRRLRPAGITTRRLRPAGITTHRLRRVATTTPRRPLRVDTTPRRPPAAAITPRRLLRAGTTPLRLPRAVTTRRRLPAAGTTPLRLPRAGITRPLPPAAATPRPLPRAGTTRLRPPVGSTPRRPFWRTPAVRPCWPRPVSVPR
- the chpD gene encoding chaplin ChpD, translated to MKKSAAVVAGAIMALGMAAPAFADAGAEGAAVGSPGVLSGNVVQVPVHIPVNVCGNSIDVIGLLNPAFGNTCVND
- a CDS encoding NAD(P)-binding domain-containing protein gives rise to the protein MYDLLVVGAGPYGLSIASHAAAAGLNLRVFGRPMASWRDHMPRGMFLKSEPWASNLSDPEGRWPLAGYCATQGVESRHGEPIPVEMFADYGLWFARNAVPEVDERTVERIAPVPGGFEAVTDDGTVLHARTVALAVGVMPFVEIPSALRGLGRSLVSHSSHHSALDEFRAKDVTVIGGGQAALETAALLAEQGTRVRVLARADELFWNDVPPAWERPWWQSARSPHSGLGPGWRNWFYSERPDLFRRLPESTRARIAANALGPAGAWWVRDRFEPAVEVLLGHEVAAADVVPGGVRLETVSRVGGTRSLDTEHVIAATGFTATANRLGLLSGELRGSLATVGDGSPEVGRDFESSHPGLFMAGLVTASGFGPAMRFVHGATFTAGALVRGVERRLRSEPRGGMIPAPGRRGAPAFVRR
- a CDS encoding rodlin; its protein translation is MLKKAMAATAVAASVVGVSATAAPQALAIGNDNGVTTVNGNGAEQAYGNAKTAGDMSPQLGLAQGDLNKLCVGLPAKVNAASIVGVLVPVTVLQDVPVLSAPQNQQCAENSTQAKGDEPLSHIADNIPVLSGNGAIGS